The Acetivibrio saccincola genome window below encodes:
- a CDS encoding sugar transferase — protein sequence MYLKFKRLIDIILSLLGLIVLSPVFLILIVAIKLDSKGPVLFKQKRVGIHKTHFNILKFRTMRIDTPKDTPTHLLENPEQWITKVGKFLRKTSLDELPQIINILKGEMSIIGPRPALWNQYDLIAERDKYGANDIPPGLTGWAQINGRDTVTIEDKARYDGYYTENIGLMFDIKCFFGTIVSVLKRDGVVEGGTGNKKNEPNESLEKSR from the coding sequence ATGTATTTGAAATTTAAAAGGTTAATAGATATTATTCTTTCGTTATTAGGATTAATAGTATTATCACCAGTATTTTTAATTTTAATTGTGGCTATTAAATTAGACTCAAAAGGACCAGTTTTATTTAAGCAGAAGAGAGTAGGAATACATAAGACACATTTTAATATATTAAAATTTAGAACTATGAGAATTGACACTCCGAAGGACACTCCAACACATTTATTAGAAAATCCAGAACAATGGATTACAAAGGTAGGTAAATTTTTGAGGAAGACAAGCCTCGATGAACTACCACAGATAATTAACATACTAAAGGGTGAGATGAGTATTATAGGACCTAGACCAGCACTTTGGAACCAATATGATTTGATTGCTGAAAGAGATAAATATGGAGCTAATGATATACCACCAGGACTTACAGGCTGGGCACAGATAAATGGTAGAGATACAGTAACTATTGAAGATAAAGCTAGGTATGATGGATATTATACTGAAAATATAGGACTAATGTTTGATATTAAATGTTTCTTTGGAACTATTGTAAGTGTTTTGAAAAGAGATGGAGTCGTTGAAGGTGGAACTGGAAATAAGAAGAATGAACCTAATGAATCATTGGAAAAATCGAGGTGA
- a CDS encoding winged helix-turn-helix transcriptional regulator, with protein sequence MKFFSPTSELKELLLLQHIEKNPDTTQKEIAKVINGAKSMVNVNIDNLEENGYMVRDYQSAKIVYYNITPEGVKRKNYLLINYMRELLDLYRLAKENVEKFLLEIEERGYSKLLIYGAGEVAETILGVIRDRNKDTLKVLAVIDDNDEIQGKELLGYKIISRADINHYEHDAVIITSYAYEDEIRGKLKELNYSENKIIRFFS encoded by the coding sequence ATGAAATTTTTTAGTCCTACATCAGAATTAAAAGAGTTATTACTATTACAACATATAGAAAAGAATCCAGATACAACACAAAAGGAAATAGCAAAGGTAATCAATGGTGCTAAATCCATGGTTAATGTTAATATTGATAATCTAGAGGAAAATGGATATATGGTTAGAGATTATCAATCAGCAAAGATAGTTTATTACAATATTACTCCTGAAGGTGTTAAGAGGAAGAATTACTTATTAATAAATTATATGAGGGAGCTTTTAGATTTATATAGACTAGCAAAAGAAAATGTTGAAAAATTTCTATTGGAGATTGAAGAACGAGGATACAGTAAATTATTAATATATGGAGCAGGAGAAGTAGCAGAAACAATTTTAGGAGTTATTAGGGATAGAAATAAAGATACATTAAAAGTATTAGCAGTAATAGATGATAATGATGAGATACAAGGTAAAGAATTATTAGGATATAAAATTATATCTAGAGCTGATATTAATCACTATGAACATGACGCAGTAATAATAACAAGCTATGCTTATGAAGATGAAATAAGGGGAAAATTAAAAGAACTTAATTATTCAGAGAATAAGATAATAAGATTTTTTAGTTAA
- a CDS encoding DUF6431 domain-containing protein, whose amino-acid sequence MSWLKTPKQVFFVKSDEQNPCPICGSLLKVIGSRRRCYFQDNGERRVLMIRRLRCSSCNRIHHELPDLLVPYKRYESQSIEAAVTGSAALTVAADEATISRWKQWFSDMAGYFAGVLISIATRYNKSVEGVSALPQSSLQRIWHFVGDAPRWLARVVRPVANANYWVQTRSAFMSG is encoded by the coding sequence ATGAGCTGGTTGAAAACCCCGAAACAGGTGTTTTTCGTAAAGAGCGATGAACAGAATCCATGCCCAATTTGTGGCAGCCTGCTTAAAGTAATTGGTAGCCGGCGTAGATGTTACTTCCAAGACAACGGGGAACGCCGAGTTTTGATGATTCGGAGGCTTCGTTGTTCATCCTGCAACCGAATTCATCATGAGCTCCCGGACTTATTGGTTCCTTACAAGCGTTACGAAAGCCAAAGCATTGAAGCAGCAGTGACTGGAAGCGCCGCATTAACAGTGGCAGCAGATGAGGCTACAATTAGCCGCTGGAAACAATGGTTTTCAGACATGGCAGGATATTTCGCCGGTGTACTGATATCCATTGCAACCCGTTACAACAAATCTGTGGAAGGAGTATCCGCCCTTCCTCAGTCATCGCTCCAAAGGATCTGGCATTTTGTCGGCGACGCGCCTCGTTGGCTGGCCAGAGTTGTCCGGCCTGTGGCGAATGCAAATTATTGGGTACAGACCCGTTCTGCATTCATGTCCGGGTAG
- a CDS encoding RecQ family ATP-dependent DNA helicase: MLNIDEAFSSNFPKLASKFSLKDFQKRVISNVVEKDNTLCIMPTGGGKSLIYWIAGILSGGITIVISPLIALIDEQSEKIAEQGIEVLTIHGGMDSAKQANVLKDFANKVINPKFIFVSPEKIATDGLFEYCIRERKNEITMLVIDEVHCVSQWGTSFRPFYKRIPDFLDCIYNEGRDKQPRILALTATLNPKEVVDICREFNIDKSNIIKDNLLMRSEISLKVLQFNNENEKEDKLWDIIKIHKNEKILIYVYRIGSERGVEKLADKANEKGYKSVYFHGEMTAKERKEIIDRYKNNEINVIFATNAFGMGIDIPDIRVVIHFMIPESVEQYYQEVGRAARDGNVANAYLLYTNKNIDVKRKYFIDGSFPSAEKLVNTYKKIAEQGEGLHTLPYFEDEEIQQCLPYYLDSGVLRIECKGFSDLKSLKNVEDKALTDIINSTKTKNLITTVKKSKVNVKTIVNKVYESVVKGLATTTKPLDRRLIVEVIEREISEVKMQAIQSAIDEKREYKHGLLDYLIFLISDNTSSNELHQEIGRYLGVEKHMLNRIYSTVKGDRVRSKSEVIIANLLAQNGISYEYEKKLEYEKGKWIEPDFTITLPDGRELYWEHLGMLGVESYDKRWLEKQDIYDNYFSGKLIVTYEGATITDSALDIINKISSGYY; encoded by the coding sequence ATGCTTAATATAGATGAAGCTTTTAGCAGCAATTTTCCTAAATTAGCAAGCAAATTTTCTTTAAAAGATTTCCAAAAACGTGTTATATCAAATGTTGTTGAAAAAGATAATACACTTTGTATAATGCCAACAGGCGGAGGAAAGTCTTTAATATATTGGATAGCTGGTATACTCTCCGGTGGTATAACAATTGTTATCTCTCCATTAATTGCACTTATTGATGAGCAATCTGAAAAGATAGCGGAACAAGGTATTGAAGTGCTTACAATTCATGGTGGCATGGATTCAGCAAAACAAGCAAATGTTTTAAAAGATTTTGCAAATAAAGTTATTAACCCTAAATTCATTTTCGTAAGTCCAGAAAAGATTGCAACAGATGGACTGTTTGAATATTGCATTAGAGAACGTAAAAATGAAATAACAATGCTTGTGATTGATGAGGTGCATTGTGTTAGCCAATGGGGTACCAGCTTCAGGCCTTTCTATAAGCGTATACCGGATTTCTTGGATTGTATATATAATGAAGGTAGAGATAAACAACCTAGAATCCTTGCATTGACAGCAACCTTAAATCCAAAGGAAGTTGTAGACATATGTAGGGAGTTTAATATTGATAAATCCAATATAATAAAAGACAATCTTCTAATGAGGTCGGAAATATCACTGAAAGTTCTTCAATTCAACAACGAGAATGAAAAGGAAGATAAACTCTGGGATATTATCAAAATCCACAAAAATGAAAAGATACTGATCTATGTTTATAGAATCGGCAGTGAACGTGGTGTAGAAAAGCTTGCAGATAAAGCTAATGAAAAAGGTTACAAGTCTGTTTACTTTCATGGTGAGATGACAGCCAAGGAAAGGAAAGAGATTATTGATAGGTATAAGAATAATGAAATCAATGTAATATTTGCTACAAACGCATTTGGCATGGGAATTGACATACCTGATATTAGAGTTGTTATACATTTTATGATACCAGAATCTGTGGAGCAATATTATCAGGAAGTCGGAAGAGCTGCACGCGACGGAAATGTTGCTAATGCTTATTTGCTGTATACAAATAAAAATATAGATGTAAAGCGTAAGTATTTTATTGATGGTTCGTTCCCATCAGCTGAAAAGCTTGTAAATACATACAAGAAAATTGCTGAACAGGGTGAGGGGCTTCATACATTGCCTTATTTTGAAGATGAAGAGATACAGCAATGCTTACCATATTATTTAGATAGTGGAGTACTGAGAATAGAGTGTAAAGGATTTTCGGATTTAAAGAGTCTTAAAAATGTAGAAGATAAAGCTCTTACAGATATTATAAATAGTACAAAAACCAAAAATTTAATTACCACTGTTAAAAAGTCTAAGGTTAATGTTAAGACGATTGTCAATAAGGTTTATGAAAGCGTAGTCAAGGGCTTGGCTACCACTACAAAGCCCTTAGATAGACGGCTAATTGTAGAGGTTATAGAACGAGAAATTAGTGAAGTAAAAATGCAAGCCATCCAAAGTGCTATTGATGAGAAGAGAGAATATAAACATGGGTTACTTGATTACTTGATATTTTTAATATCTGACAATACTTCTTCAAATGAGCTTCATCAAGAAATAGGTAGATATCTTGGCGTTGAAAAGCACATGCTTAACAGGATATACTCCACTGTGAAAGGTGATCGTGTGAGGAGTAAATCGGAGGTTATTATTGCTAACCTTCTTGCTCAGAATGGTATCTCTTACGAGTATGAAAAGAAGCTTGAGTATGAGAAAGGTAAATGGATTGAACCAGATTTTACAATTACATTGCCAGATGGAAGAGAATTGTATTGGGAGCACTTAGGTATGCTGGGGGTAGAAAGCTACGACAAGCGATGGCTTGAAAAGCAGGACATATATGATAATTATTTCAGTGGAAAGCTTATTGTGACCTATGAAGGAGCAACAATTACAGACAGCGCTCTTGATATTATTAATAAGATTTCTTCCGGTTATTATTGA
- a CDS encoding recombinase family protein, translating to MTTRNVTVIPARKRIGNSAKAEELPKLRVAAYCRVSTDSEEQATSYEAQIEHYTNYIKSNPEWELAGIFADEGITGTNTKKREEFNRMIEECMQGKIDMIITKSISRFARNTLDCLKYIRQLKEKNIPVYFEKENINTLDSKGEILLTIMASLAQQESQSLSQNVKLGIQYRYQQGKIHINHNRFLGYTKDKDGNLVIVPEEAEIVKRIYREYLEGSSMLQIARGLEADGILTGAGNPRWHTSTINKILRNEKYIGDALLQKTYTVDFLSKKRVPNNGIVPQYYVENSHEPIIPREIFMQVQEQLVKRRCVHISKNGKKRNYSNNHPLSQMVFCGKCHEIFRRVHWNNRGKKSIVWRCVSRLENTGLFCTASTILEDTLKEKILEAINVAVSGKNSFLAILKKNIETVLSEDLDESTADIDKRLEELQTDLIQKANSKEAYDNIVNEIYRLRDLRQETLSRNALRQDKRDRIAEMTDFLNMQTGDITEFDDKLVRKLIEKVIVYDDRLVVEFKSGLEIEVNL from the coding sequence ATGACAACCAGGAATGTTACGGTAATTCCTGCCCGTAAGCGAATCGGGAATAGTGCAAAGGCCGAGGAATTGCCTAAGCTTCGGGTAGCAGCTTACTGTCGTGTTTCTACGGACAGCGAGGAGCAGGCAACCAGTTATGAAGCGCAAATTGAGCACTACACAAACTACATCAAAAGCAATCCCGAATGGGAGTTAGCAGGCATATTTGCAGATGAAGGTATTACCGGAACCAACACAAAAAAGCGTGAAGAATTTAACCGGATGATAGAAGAATGCATGCAGGGTAAAATCGATATGATAATTACGAAATCTATCAGCCGGTTTGCAAGAAATACGCTGGACTGCCTGAAGTACATAAGGCAGCTTAAAGAAAAAAATATTCCGGTTTACTTTGAAAAGGAAAATATAAACACATTGGATTCCAAAGGAGAAATCCTGTTGACCATTATGGCATCTTTGGCACAGCAAGAAAGCCAATCGTTAAGCCAGAATGTAAAACTGGGTATTCAGTACCGATATCAGCAAGGAAAAATCCATATCAATCACAACCGGTTTCTTGGCTATACAAAGGATAAGGATGGCAACTTAGTTATCGTACCTGAAGAAGCTGAAATTGTTAAGCGTATCTACCGAGAATACCTTGAAGGTTCCAGTATGTTGCAGATAGCAAGAGGTTTGGAAGCTGACGGAATTCTGACGGGTGCAGGCAATCCCAGATGGCATACCAGTACCATCAATAAGATTTTGAGAAATGAAAAATATATCGGTGATGCGCTGCTGCAGAAAACCTATACGGTAGATTTTTTATCAAAGAAAAGGGTACCCAATAATGGTATTGTTCCACAATACTATGTAGAAAACAGCCATGAGCCTATAATCCCGCGTGAAATCTTTATGCAGGTTCAGGAACAGCTTGTCAAAAGAAGATGTGTGCATATAAGTAAGAACGGAAAGAAGAGAAATTACAGCAATAATCATCCTTTATCACAGATGGTCTTTTGCGGCAAGTGTCATGAAATATTCCGCAGGGTTCATTGGAATAACCGAGGAAAGAAATCAATTGTATGGAGATGTGTTAGCCGATTAGAAAATACCGGTTTGTTTTGTACCGCTTCCACTATACTTGAAGATACGCTTAAAGAGAAAATTTTAGAAGCCATCAATGTAGCAGTCAGCGGAAAAAACTCTTTTCTGGCCATACTGAAGAAGAATATTGAAACCGTATTAAGCGAGGATTTGGATGAGAGTACGGCAGATATTGATAAAAGGCTGGAAGAACTCCAAACCGATTTGATCCAAAAGGCAAATTCAAAGGAAGCATACGATAATATTGTTAACGAGATTTACCGTTTGCGGGACTTAAGGCAAGAAACACTTTCGAGAAACGCTCTCCGTCAAGATAAAAGGGATCGGATTGCTGAGATGACGGACTTTCTTAATATGCAAACCGGTGATATTACGGAGTTTGATGATAAACTGGTCAGAAAACTGATTGAAAAAGTGATTGTATATGATGATAGGTTAGTGGTTGAGTTTAAGTCTGGGTTAGAAATAGAAGTGAATCTATAG
- a CDS encoding recombinase family protein codes for MRVELKGKVGEMMSHIPFGYTIQNGRAVVNEEEAVKIKKLFKVYLSGLSLSEAAQKAGIKRYHTSVARMLSDKRYVEDKFYPPIISKDTFEKVQLERHRRAEALGRIYEHKGNEKKILNFKFHASMPDNLYDDPFQQAEYAYSLIKSEVILDDNQECYGNSCP; via the coding sequence ATGCGGGTTGAACTTAAGGGAAAGGTTGGTGAAATGATGAGCCATATACCTTTTGGATATACCATTCAAAACGGCAGGGCTGTCGTTAATGAAGAGGAAGCAGTTAAAATTAAGAAGCTATTTAAGGTTTATCTTTCAGGGCTTTCTTTAAGCGAAGCGGCACAAAAAGCAGGTATTAAGCGCTACCACACATCTGTTGCAAGAATGCTTTCAGATAAACGGTATGTTGAGGACAAATTTTATCCGCCAATTATCAGCAAGGACACATTCGAAAAAGTACAACTGGAAAGACACAGGCGAGCTGAGGCGCTTGGCAGGATTTATGAACATAAAGGAAATGAAAAGAAAATCTTAAATTTTAAGTTTCATGCTTCAATGCCGGATAATCTATACGATGATCCGTTTCAGCAGGCAGAGTATGCTTATAGTCTTATTAAGAGCGAGGTGATTTTAGATGACAACCAGGAATGTTACGGTAATTCCTGCCCGTAA
- a CDS encoding recombinase family protein produces MRKVTRIDGNNALQAFKPKVRVAAYCRVSTDSDEQMASLEAQKDHYESYIRANPDWEFAGIYYDEGISGTKKENRTGLLRLLADCENKKIDFIITKSVSRFARNTTDCIEMVRKLSDLGVFIYFEKENINTQRMEGELVLTILSSLAENESLSIAENSKWSIRRRFQNGTYKISYPPYGYDYVDGKLFINKEQAEIVKRIFSEALAGKGTQKIADGLNSDKIPTKRGSYWTATTIRSILSNEKYTGDVLLQKTYTDENFKRHYNRGEKDQYMIKDHHEAIISHEEFEAAQEILKQRGKEKGVIKGSSKYQKRYPFSGKIKCAECGSNFKRRIHGSGDRKYIAWCCTKHIKDASACTMKFVREDEIHQAFVVMINKLIFGHKFILRPLLQSLKKTNYSDNLAKIQELETKIKENTERVQVIMGLMARGYLEPALFNTQKNELLKEAVLLKEQKEAIKRAIDGSQTILVEVEKLLKFATKAEKQIDAFDSEIFEDFTREIIVFSQEEIGFKMKCGLNLRERLVK; encoded by the coding sequence GTGAGAAAGGTAACAAGGATTGATGGAAATAATGCTCTCCAAGCTTTCAAGCCAAAGGTGAGGGTAGCGGCTTATTGCAGGGTTTCAACAGACAGTGATGAACAAATGGCAAGCCTGGAAGCACAAAAAGACCATTATGAATCCTATATAAGAGCAAATCCTGATTGGGAGTTTGCAGGGATCTACTATGATGAAGGCATATCAGGCACAAAAAAGGAAAACCGAACTGGACTTTTGAGACTGCTTGCAGATTGCGAAAACAAGAAAATTGACTTTATTATAACCAAGTCAGTCAGCAGATTTGCCAGAAACACAACCGACTGCATTGAAATGGTGCGAAAACTTAGCGATCTCGGTGTTTTCATCTATTTCGAGAAAGAGAATATAAACACGCAGCGCATGGAAGGCGAATTGGTGCTGACAATTTTGAGCAGCCTTGCAGAAAACGAGTCATTATCCATTGCAGAAAATAGTAAGTGGTCTATCAGGCGTAGGTTCCAAAACGGAACATACAAAATTTCGTACCCTCCCTATGGTTACGATTATGTGGATGGAAAGCTATTTATCAATAAAGAACAGGCTGAAATCGTAAAGCGGATTTTTTCTGAAGCTTTGGCAGGTAAAGGTACACAGAAAATTGCAGATGGGCTAAATTCGGATAAAATCCCAACAAAGAGAGGTTCATACTGGACAGCGACAACTATCCGCAGCATTTTAAGCAATGAAAAATATACTGGGGATGTCCTTCTGCAAAAAACCTATACAGATGAGAATTTTAAGCGGCATTATAATCGTGGGGAAAAAGATCAATACATGATAAAAGATCATCATGAAGCCATTATATCCCATGAGGAATTTGAAGCCGCCCAAGAGATATTAAAGCAAAGAGGAAAAGAAAAAGGTGTAATTAAGGGAAGCAGCAAGTATCAAAAACGCTACCCTTTCTCTGGGAAAATCAAATGCGCAGAATGTGGCAGCAATTTTAAGCGTCGAATTCATGGCAGCGGTGACCGTAAATATATTGCCTGGTGCTGCACAAAGCACATAAAGGACGCTTCGGCTTGTACAATGAAGTTTGTCAGAGAGGACGAGATCCATCAGGCCTTCGTTGTTATGATTAATAAGCTTATTTTCGGTCATAAGTTCATTCTAAGGCCATTGTTGCAAAGCTTAAAGAAAACAAATTACTCAGATAATCTAGCGAAGATTCAAGAATTGGAAACAAAAATCAAAGAAAATACAGAGCGAGTTCAGGTGATTATGGGACTTATGGCTAGGGGATACCTGGAACCCGCTCTTTTTAATACACAGAAAAATGAGCTGCTCAAAGAAGCGGTTTTATTAAAAGAACAAAAAGAAGCCATAAAACGCGCAATCGATGGGAGTCAGACTATCCTTGTTGAGGTTGAGAAGCTTCTTAAATTTGCAACGAAAGCTGAAAAGCAGATTGATGCATTTGATAGTGAAATATTTGAGGATTTTACCCGCGAAATCATTGTGTTTTCACAAGAAGAAATAGGTTTCAAAATGAAATGCGGGTTGAACTTAAGGGAAAGGTTGGTGAAATGA
- a CDS encoding SHOCT domain-containing protein, translating into MIEAANHLPYNPQETNYTKITQEEIQREVDYWRAYKILQRMLKAGLISEEEFNKIDKLNRKTFSPMYAQLMA; encoded by the coding sequence ATGATAGAGGCGGCTAATCATTTGCCATATAACCCGCAGGAAACGAACTATACAAAGATAACACAGGAGGAAATTCAAAGAGAGGTTGATTACTGGCGGGCGTACAAAATTCTGCAGAGGATGCTTAAGGCGGGACTGATTTCAGAAGAAGAATTCAACAAAATCGACAAGTTGAACCGCAAAACTTTCTCGCCGATGTATGCACAGCTTATGGCCTAA
- a CDS encoding N-acetylmuramoyl-L-alanine amidase, with protein sequence MKLFTKYMTRNDCYTAGRKITPKGIMVHSTAVPGVMAVEWFSRWNKSYKAGEINRQVCVHAFVDDKEVWQYLPWDHRGWHAGGAANNTHIGFEICEPAGFSYKSGSVMVGYDAAKQEDYFRKAWQNAVELCVMLCKKYSLNENDIICHSEGYKLGIASNHADVMHWFPKHGENMDTFRKAVKKALENSTDTNTDIGIGDMVEFKDSVKNYYPGSVEVPTWVKNDYYHRVTQTLYKGKPVIKGGKECVLLGKKVKKSGGQEIAGINTWVAKENLVIVNSLPDNKGNRTYTVQKGDTLWRIAEKELGRGTRFPEIKKLNGLTSDTIYPGQVLKLPE encoded by the coding sequence ATGAAGCTTTTTACTAAATACATGACGCGAAACGATTGCTATACAGCAGGCCGCAAAATCACGCCTAAAGGAATCATGGTACATTCGACGGCTGTGCCGGGTGTAATGGCGGTTGAGTGGTTTTCCCGTTGGAACAAGTCTTACAAGGCCGGTGAAATAAACAGGCAGGTATGTGTACACGCTTTTGTAGACGATAAAGAGGTTTGGCAATACTTGCCTTGGGATCATCGCGGGTGGCATGCAGGAGGAGCAGCCAACAATACCCATATTGGCTTTGAAATTTGTGAGCCTGCTGGGTTTTCGTATAAATCTGGGTCGGTAATGGTGGGTTATGATGCAGCAAAGCAGGAAGATTATTTCCGTAAAGCGTGGCAGAATGCGGTTGAACTCTGCGTTATGCTCTGCAAGAAGTACAGCCTTAATGAAAATGACATCATCTGCCACTCCGAGGGATATAAGCTCGGTATTGCCAGCAACCATGCTGATGTGATGCACTGGTTCCCCAAGCATGGGGAGAATATGGACACTTTCCGTAAAGCAGTAAAAAAAGCGCTGGAGAACAGTACAGATACCAATACTGATATTGGAATTGGCGATATGGTGGAGTTTAAGGACAGTGTAAAGAACTACTATCCCGGCAGTGTGGAAGTTCCAACGTGGGTCAAAAATGACTATTACCACAGGGTCACACAGACTTTATACAAAGGCAAGCCGGTCATAAAAGGCGGCAAAGAATGTGTATTGCTTGGCAAAAAGGTTAAGAAATCCGGCGGTCAAGAAATCGCAGGCATAAACACTTGGGTAGCAAAAGAAAACCTTGTAATTGTAAACAGCCTTCCTGATAACAAGGGCAATAGAACCTATACAGTGCAAAAAGGCGACACTTTATGGAGAATAGCGGAAAAAGAACTCGGTAGAGGAACAAGATTTCCGGAGATTAAGAAACTCAATGGCCTGACTTCAGATACTATTTACCCCGGACAAGTTCTCAAATTGCCGGAATAA
- a CDS encoding phage holin family protein produces MKTVWNWVQAVFTAIGGFLGWFLGGLDGFLYALIAFVAIDYVTGVMCAIVDKKLSSEVGAKGIFKKVLIFVLVGVGHIIDSQVLGNGGAIRTAVIFFYLSNEGVSILENAAHIGLPIPEKLKNALEQLHGRSNEEDEKK; encoded by the coding sequence ATGAAAACGGTATGGAACTGGGTACAGGCGGTTTTTACTGCTATTGGCGGATTTCTTGGCTGGTTTCTTGGAGGGCTGGATGGATTTTTATATGCGCTCATCGCTTTTGTGGCCATTGACTATGTGACCGGCGTGATGTGTGCCATTGTAGACAAAAAGCTTTCGAGTGAAGTCGGGGCCAAGGGCATCTTTAAGAAAGTGCTTATTTTTGTACTTGTAGGTGTAGGACACATCATCGACAGCCAGGTGCTCGGCAATGGCGGGGCAATCCGGACAGCAGTGATTTTCTTTTACCTGAGTAACGAGGGAGTTTCAATTCTTGAGAATGCAGCACATATAGGACTGCCCATTCCTGAAAAGCTGAAAAACGCATTGGAACAACTGCATGGTCGCTCAAATGAGGAGGATGAAAAGAAATGA